The following coding sequences are from one Microbacterium sp. SORGH_AS_0969 window:
- a CDS encoding DUF3054 domain-containing protein, translated as MDAVTSSRIHPALVLLVDVVFVVVFAAIGRATHDGDILGPGGSGLATTTWPFVVALGLGWLISRGWRAPLAPVRTGLIVWVVTVAVGMVLRAVSGQGVAVAFVIVAAITLALFLVGWRAIARLASRRRRAA; from the coding sequence ATGGATGCCGTGACCTCCTCCCGCATCCACCCCGCGCTCGTCCTGCTCGTCGACGTCGTCTTCGTCGTCGTCTTCGCCGCGATCGGGCGCGCGACGCATGACGGCGACATCCTCGGACCGGGCGGATCGGGGCTGGCGACCACGACGTGGCCTTTCGTCGTCGCGTTGGGCCTGGGGTGGTTGATCAGCCGCGGGTGGCGCGCTCCCCTCGCTCCGGTGCGCACGGGACTCATCGTCTGGGTGGTGACCGTCGCCGTCGGCATGGTGCTGCGCGCGGTGAGCGGTCAGGGCGTCGCTGTCGCCTTCGTGATCGTCGCGGCGATCACGCTCGCGCTCTTCCTCGTGGGCTGGCGCGCGATCGCGCGGCTGGCGTCACGTCGCCGCCGGGCCGCCTGA